The following coding sequences are from one Treponema bryantii window:
- the rbr gene encoding rubrerythrin: protein MNIKGTQTEKNLQTAFAGESQARNKYTYFASQAKKEGYEQIAAIFLETAENEKEHAKMWYKLLNGGIGTTPENLAAAADGENYEWTDMYDGFAKTAREEGFEAIAKMFEGVAAIEKHHEERYRKLLKNIEDKLVFSSEGDAIWQCRNCGHIVIGKEAPKVCPVCAHPQAYFQIEAQNY from the coding sequence ATGAACATTAAGGGAACACAAACAGAAAAAAATCTGCAGACGGCTTTTGCTGGCGAATCACAAGCCCGCAATAAGTATACATATTTTGCCAGTCAGGCTAAGAAAGAAGGATATGAGCAGATTGCTGCAATTTTCCTTGAGACTGCAGAAAACGAAAAAGAGCATGCAAAAATGTGGTATAAATTGCTCAATGGTGGAATTGGAACAACTCCAGAAAATCTTGCAGCAGCTGCAGACGGTGAAAACTACGAATGGACAGATATGTACGATGGTTTTGCTAAAACAGCACGCGAAGAAGGCTTTGAAGCAATTGCTAAGATGTTCGAAGGTGTTGCAGCAATCGAAAAGCATCATGAAGAGCGTTACCGCAAGCTCCTTAAGAATATTGAAGACAAACTTGTATTCTCAAGCGAAGGTGATGCAATCTGGCAGTGCCGCAACTGTGGTCACATCGTAATTGGAAAAGAAGCTCCAAAGGTATGCCCAGTTTGTGCACATCCTCAGGCTTATTTCCAGATTGAAGCACAGAACTATTAA
- a CDS encoding MraY family glycosyltransferase: MSQSIYIALAGILSIISMPIILKICKKFSLYDYQNARKIHSGNIPRLGGVGIFLSFIIASVVFLSINDVSNLNKILPIMIAGTIVFIFAVLDDLLTLPALAKLIVQLIAVSVVVFNGFRFKQIFSWVLPTPVSLILTFGWILGVINAYNLIDGLDGLCGSFSISAIITLGVLYMLTGNPEFILCFILAAAVFGFLCFNWPPAKLFMGDAGSQFLGFMISVFPLFESNDVFEFNKFLIMIVITAFPVFDTIAAIWRRLRDKRPIMSPDRSHLHHKLLNMGYTKKSALYLLCFLQILLCTSVIISYFLGARRGMALLIESTAFVTLFFSFVHYTNRAIIIKQKKEALKEQKASENEDSEKTE, from the coding sequence ATGTCTCAAAGTATATATATAGCTCTGGCTGGCATTTTATCAATCATCTCTATGCCGATAATCCTTAAAATTTGTAAGAAATTTAGTTTATATGATTATCAGAATGCCAGAAAGATTCATTCAGGAAACATACCTCGTCTCGGTGGAGTTGGAATTTTCCTTTCATTTATAATTGCTTCAGTAGTTTTTTTGTCTATCAATGATGTCAGCAATCTTAATAAAATTCTTCCTATTATGATAGCTGGAACTATTGTATTTATTTTTGCCGTACTTGATGATCTTCTTACACTTCCTGCACTCGCAAAGCTTATTGTCCAGCTTATAGCAGTTTCTGTTGTTGTTTTTAACGGTTTCCGCTTTAAGCAGATTTTCTCATGGGTACTTCCTACTCCTGTAAGTTTAATTCTTACCTTTGGCTGGATTCTCGGCGTAATCAATGCATACAATCTGATTGATGGCTTGGACGGTCTTTGCGGAAGTTTCTCTATTTCTGCAATTATTACTCTTGGAGTTCTCTATATGCTGACAGGAAATCCAGAGTTTATTCTCTGCTTCATTCTTGCCGCTGCAGTATTCGGATTCCTCTGCTTTAACTGGCCACCAGCTAAACTTTTTATGGGAGACGCAGGAAGTCAGTTCCTTGGCTTTATGATTTCTGTATTCCCGCTTTTTGAATCAAACGACGTATTTGAATTCAATAAATTCCTTATTATGATTGTGATTACAGCTTTCCCGGTTTTCGACACAATTGCCGCAATCTGGAGACGTTTACGCGATAAGAGACCTATTATGTCTCCTGATCGTTCACATCTTCATCACAAGCTTCTGAATATGGGATATACAAAAAAGAGCGCTTTGTATCTGCTCTGCTTCCTTCAGATTCTTTTGTGTACTTCTGTAATTATTTCATATTTCCTCGGTGCAAGACGTGGTATGGCACTTCTGATTGAATCAACAGCTTTTGTAACTCTATTCTTCAGTTTTGTACATTACACAAACCGCGCCATTATTATTAAACAGAAAAAAGAAGCTCTCAAAGAACAGAAAGCTTCAGAAAATGAGGATTCTGAAAAGACAGAATAA
- a CDS encoding NAD(P)/FAD-dependent oxidoreductase has translation MIKSYYMYKVVVIGAGISGLSAGIYAARSGFDVTILEQHNIPGGLSTSWSRKGYYFEGGMHWLTGSSPKMPLNRIWHETGALQDNNPIELRDPIYNLIDENGKILSLYRDISQMQKALIEYAPEDKHMIKKMCRAVKDFTNFHLPVLDVRGCKCKTPAPINPMEFIKMVPAILRVPYLMNVSYAEYLAKFKNKNLRHLLSSVIGYRYNALSFIYTLGSFACGDCGYPDGGSIRMANNMLETYKALGGKIEFRTKAENVKVEDYEVRGVVTNKGEFEADAVIVTQDARAAVDCLFDTMIDEPWVNTMRHEAVTEQNMFIGLGVKADLSRLPYCCVFPLEKPFEYAGCKWTELRIYNYAAYKDHSPEGGTTLTCLLIGDCYYFWKAAKADGTYKEKKKELGELFVKELSQFIPEVASAFEVIDVATPCTYERYTGSYEGSWMSVWEKGGKQRNYPQTLDSIWGVYFAGQRIQMPGGLPIAVYTGRLAVQHLCRDTGVEFV, from the coding sequence ATGATAAAATCTTATTATATGTATAAGGTTGTTGTTATTGGAGCGGGAATTTCCGGTCTTTCTGCAGGAATTTATGCTGCCCGTTCAGGTTTTGACGTTACTATTCTGGAACAGCACAATATTCCAGGTGGACTTTCTACCAGCTGGAGTCGTAAGGGATATTATTTTGAAGGCGGAATGCACTGGCTTACAGGTTCAAGCCCGAAAATGCCATTAAACCGCATCTGGCATGAAACCGGTGCTCTTCAGGATAATAATCCTATTGAATTACGCGATCCGATTTATAATTTAATAGATGAAAACGGAAAAATTTTGAGTCTTTATCGTGATATTTCACAGATGCAGAAGGCTCTTATTGAATATGCCCCTGAAGACAAGCACATGATTAAAAAGATGTGCCGTGCCGTAAAGGATTTTACGAACTTTCATCTGCCTGTTCTTGATGTTCGCGGTTGTAAGTGTAAAACTCCGGCTCCTATAAATCCTATGGAGTTTATCAAAATGGTTCCGGCTATTCTGCGTGTACCATATCTGATGAATGTAAGCTATGCCGAATATCTTGCAAAGTTTAAGAATAAAAATCTGCGCCATCTTTTAAGCAGCGTAATCGGCTATAGATATAATGCACTTTCCTTCATATATACACTCGGTTCGTTTGCCTGTGGTGACTGCGGATATCCAGACGGCGGTTCAATCAGAATGGCAAATAATATGCTCGAAACCTATAAGGCTCTTGGCGGAAAAATTGAATTCCGTACAAAGGCAGAAAATGTAAAGGTTGAAGATTATGAGGTACGCGGTGTTGTAACAAACAAGGGTGAGTTTGAAGCTGATGCTGTTATTGTCACTCAGGATGCACGTGCTGCCGTAGACTGTCTTTTTGATACTATGATTGATGAGCCTTGGGTAAATACAATGCGTCATGAAGCTGTTACAGAACAGAATATGTTTATTGGCCTTGGAGTTAAAGCTGATTTGTCACGTCTTCCGTACTGCTGTGTATTCCCTCTTGAAAAGCCTTTCGAATATGCAGGCTGTAAATGGACAGAATTGCGAATTTATAATTATGCGGCTTATAAAGATCATTCTCCGGAGGGTGGAACAACTCTTACCTGTCTTTTGATTGGAGATTGTTACTATTTCTGGAAAGCTGCAAAGGCTGACGGCACTTATAAAGAGAAAAAGAAGGAATTAGGCGAACTTTTTGTAAAAGAACTGTCGCAGTTTATTCCTGAGGTAGCTTCTGCTTTTGAAGTGATTGATGTGGCTACACCTTGTACTTACGAACGCTATACCGGCTCTTATGAAGGCAGCTGGATGAGCGTATGGGAGAAGGGCGGAAAGCAGAGAAATTATCCTCAGACTCTGGATTCTATCTGGGGTGTTTATTTTGCAGGCCAGAGAATTCAGATGCCGGGCGGTCTTCCGATTGCAGTTTATACAGGCCGACTCGCTGTTCAGCACCTCTGCCGGGATACAGGCGTAGAGTTTGTGTAA
- a CDS encoding small ribosomal subunit Rsm22 family protein: MKNNNKNTKPRHHEAHLNTRHCEERSDEAIHSSLFDTSTLTRETVSILNSFDEIIQGVRPLNSRQLQQLPENIRNLSHQLTDDRASRRLGYMNDNIQLSSYVRYYTWWNLVRLTRLFANIPATVFPTTDCTCLDLGSGPLTVVTALWLARPELRKLKLTWYCLDVSANSMALGEDIFLSVAARTGEEPWHIVRVKGAFGTSIKQKTGFLTCANMFNELDQASDMPPEFQTKKYYEQIERYCEKDAGVLLVEPGVPKAARTLSLLRTRFIKDGRTIAAPCPHAEECPMSGFKAYTGSKNKWCNFAFSTEDAPAKLQKLSVAAKLPKERATLSFIAVEAATSAVVSTGSTTVSTETPVRITSDKLKLPNYMCGYYACTQFGLALIKLPDENNKRLPKPPFRPQSGDLIQVKIKTPDSLPKDEKSGAVIIEL, translated from the coding sequence ATGAAGAACAATAATAAGAACACAAAACCACGTCATCACGAGGCACACCTAAACACACGTCATTGCGAGGAGCGCAGCGACGAAGCAATCCATTCGTCTCTCTTCGACACAAGCACGCTTACACGCGAAACTGTTTCTATTCTCAATTCATTTGATGAAATTATTCAGGGAGTTCGTCCTTTAAATAGCCGTCAGCTCCAGCAGCTGCCGGAAAATATCAGAAATCTTTCTCATCAGCTTACAGACGACCGCGCAAGCCGCCGTCTTGGTTATATGAACGACAATATTCAGCTGAGTTCTTATGTTCGCTACTACACCTGGTGGAATCTTGTGCGACTCACCAGACTTTTTGCTAATATTCCGGCCACAGTTTTTCCTACCACAGACTGTACCTGTCTTGACCTCGGAAGCGGTCCTCTCACTGTAGTTACCGCACTCTGGCTTGCACGACCTGAACTCAGAAAACTTAAGCTCACCTGGTACTGTCTCGACGTCTCTGCTAACTCTATGGCCCTTGGCGAAGATATTTTCCTCTCTGTAGCAGCCCGCACTGGCGAAGAGCCATGGCACATTGTTCGCGTAAAAGGTGCTTTCGGTACATCAATCAAACAGAAGACAGGCTTTTTGACCTGTGCAAATATGTTTAATGAGCTCGACCAGGCAAGCGACATGCCACCTGAGTTCCAGACAAAGAAGTATTACGAACAGATTGAACGCTACTGCGAAAAAGATGCCGGAGTTCTCCTTGTAGAACCTGGTGTTCCAAAAGCAGCCCGCACTCTAAGTTTGCTTCGCACACGCTTTATAAAAGATGGCCGTACTATCGCAGCTCCTTGTCCTCATGCAGAAGAATGTCCTATGAGTGGCTTTAAAGCTTATACAGGAAGTAAAAATAAATGGTGTAATTTTGCCTTCAGTACAGAAGATGCACCGGCTAAACTTCAGAAACTCTCGGTTGCCGCTAAACTGCCGAAGGAAAGAGCTACGCTGAGTTTTATTGCTGTTGAAGCAGCGACATCTGCGGTAGTTTCGACAGGCTCAACCACCGTATCTACCGAGACCCCGGTTCGTATCACATCCGACAAACTCAAACTTCCAAACTATATGTGCGGTTACTATGCCTGTACACAGTTCGGGCTTGCCCTCATCAAACTGCCGGACGAAAATAACAAGCGACTTCCAAAGCCGCCGTTCCGTCCGCAGTCTGGCGACCTGATTCAGGTTAAAATAAAAACACCGGATTCTCTTCCAAAGGACGAAAAATCCGGTGCCGTAATTATAGAGTTATAG
- a CDS encoding MerR family transcriptional regulator, translating to MYTIGQIEDLTGVKAHVLRYWEEVVPGFTPRKDMSGRRLYSQREVDLILRLKYLITEKKFTAEGAGRQIIEEAQAVQDNADLISQIRDCRQLLTEMYLKVKKNNEEQ from the coding sequence ATGTACACAATCGGCCAGATAGAAGACCTGACGGGTGTAAAAGCCCATGTTCTCCGCTACTGGGAAGAAGTCGTTCCAGGCTTCACCCCAAGAAAAGATATGTCTGGCCGCCGTCTCTACTCCCAGCGCGAGGTAGACCTCATCCTCCGCCTCAAATATCTGATAACCGAAAAGAAGTTCACCGCCGAAGGTGCCGGCCGCCAGATTATCGAAGAAGCCCAGGCCGTCCAGGACAACGCCGACCTGATCAGCCAGATCCGCGACTGCCGGCAGCTTCTCACAGAAATGTACCTTAAAGTGAAAAAGAATAATGAAGAACAATAA
- the der gene encoding ribosome biogenesis GTPase Der, producing MAKKKNKPDFSRPKEEALEEKKQKAAENARAEESDFITPGAVNGITIAPDGTVTATGDTDPEDAEYDGLPLVVIAGRPNVGKSTLFNRFLHHRVAIVNDQPGVTRDPVEATAIINGKPVHLVDTGGYKLTRDIGTKEAELDDYVVERSLDMIDRADVVILLLDAGEITGEDEEFIIKMRPYWNKLIAAVNKTEGGKNEAEAWNYAKYGFNELMLISAEHGDHISDLADAITSRCDFSKVQVLSSDRPIKIAILGKPNTGKSTLSNRLTHSENSIVCDYAGTTRDVVEGEFEYAGRRFKVLDTAGIRRKAKVHDDVEYYSVNRAIKTLDECDVVFLMIDAVEGLAEQDKKICSLAFEKGRGIIFVLNKWDLREEQDNKAIKSVREWMNIMFAHMDFAPILPLSALEGKGVKDLLNTAIEMYGQLTKKIGTSSLNNALQDWLERYPPPASKTAHFKIRYMTQQSVNPVSFIIFATRPEVVPEPYVTYLKNRIREDLGYDMIPVQVEFKGSRQKWEVRKAAGGR from the coding sequence ATGGCAAAGAAAAAGAATAAACCTGACTTCTCACGTCCAAAAGAAGAGGCGTTGGAAGAAAAAAAACAGAAGGCCGCAGAAAATGCCCGCGCCGAAGAATCTGATTTCATTACTCCCGGCGCTGTAAACGGAATTACCATAGCTCCGGACGGCACGGTTACCGCTACCGGCGACACAGATCCTGAAGATGCCGAATATGACGGACTTCCTCTCGTTGTAATTGCCGGCCGCCCTAACGTTGGAAAATCAACTCTCTTCAACCGCTTTTTACATCACCGCGTGGCTATTGTAAACGATCAGCCTGGTGTTACCCGCGACCCTGTTGAAGCAACTGCAATTATTAACGGAAAACCTGTTCACCTCGTAGATACCGGCGGATATAAACTTACCCGCGACATCGGTACAAAAGAAGCCGAACTCGACGACTACGTTGTTGAGCGCTCCCTCGATATGATTGACCGCGCCGATGTTGTGATTCTTCTGCTTGATGCAGGCGAGATTACCGGTGAAGACGAAGAGTTCATCATAAAAATGCGCCCTTACTGGAACAAACTGATTGCTGCGGTAAATAAAACTGAAGGCGGAAAGAACGAAGCAGAGGCCTGGAACTACGCTAAGTACGGTTTCAACGAACTTATGCTGATTTCGGCAGAGCACGGTGACCATATCAGTGACCTCGCAGACGCAATTACTTCGCGCTGTGACTTCTCTAAGGTTCAGGTGCTCAGCTCGGACCGTCCTATTAAGATTGCGATTCTCGGAAAACCAAATACCGGTAAGTCTACTCTCAGTAACCGCCTGACTCACAGTGAGAACTCGATTGTCTGCGATTATGCAGGCACAACCCGCGACGTTGTGGAAGGTGAATTTGAGTATGCCGGCCGCCGCTTCAAAGTACTTGATACTGCGGGTATTCGCCGTAAGGCGAAGGTTCATGATGACGTCGAGTATTACTCTGTAAACCGCGCCATAAAAACCCTGGACGAGTGTGATGTTGTATTTCTGATGATTGATGCGGTGGAAGGTCTTGCCGAACAGGATAAAAAAATCTGTTCACTTGCCTTTGAAAAGGGCCGTGGAATCATCTTTGTTTTGAATAAATGGGATCTGCGCGAAGAGCAGGACAACAAGGCAATAAAATCAGTCCGAGAATGGATGAACATTATGTTTGCTCATATGGATTTTGCACCTATTCTTCCTCTTAGCGCACTTGAGGGCAAAGGCGTAAAAGATTTGCTTAACACTGCAATTGAAATGTACGGACAGCTTACAAAGAAGATTGGAACATCATCTTTGAACAATGCCCTTCAGGACTGGCTGGAGAGATATCCGCCGCCAGCAAGTAAGACTGCACACTTTAAGATCCGCTATATGACTCAGCAGAGTGTAAACCCGGTTTCGTTCATTATTTTTGCAACAAGACCGGAAGTTGTTCCTGAGCCTTATGTTACTTACCTCAAGAACCGAATCCGTGAAGACCTCGGTTACGACATGATTCCGGTTCAGGTAGAGTTCAAAGGCAGCCGCCAGAAGTGGGAAGTGAGGAAGGCCGCTGGCGGCCGGTGA
- the ptsP gene encoding phosphoenolpyruvate--protein phosphotransferase, translating into MEVFLGIPAADGTGIGTAFVIPDPVKRAIPQHHINIDQINRGWSRFEAAVQTVTLSLSEHLDSLSKTSERDRAQREVFETYILMLEDPVFKQEVRDFYENQLFNIEYTVQFKAEEYAAKLRQAGNYYLSERAQDITDVFGRVLDEMLDIHPFDINSVPDGSVILATSLSSADTIILSKRKIAGLALSEGGVSSHVVILARNYGIPTVVGLEEISKKVRNGETVIIDGKDAEILVSPDRNTIEEYKAKIREEYQRKLSLRSFLSKPAVTKDGTRFKLYANIGTPEEAEIALAEGADGIGLFRTEFLYMAQSGASLNAAARSFSEQTQFEAYKSVLQIMGDKPVTIRTLDAGGDKLINSVDLPAIEEKNPLMGLRAVRLSLEYPNILKTQLRALYRASVYGNLEIMFPLITSVDQVKECLELVNVVKQELTSEKIPFQEDTPVGIMIETAAAALISDCLSKVSDFFSLGTNDLTQYTLGIDRENQHVSGLYNEFSLAVLRLIEMTVRSAKENNIPLAVCGEMAGRQDSVMVLAGMGIRNLSMSPKLISSTKELLSRFTIAELEAISAKHLNNL; encoded by the coding sequence ATGGAAGTATTTCTCGGAATCCCTGCGGCCGACGGAACCGGAATTGGTACAGCTTTTGTAATTCCAGACCCGGTAAAACGTGCTATTCCGCAGCATCACATCAATATTGATCAGATAAACAGAGGCTGGTCTCGTTTTGAAGCTGCTGTTCAGACAGTCACTCTGAGCCTTTCTGAGCATCTGGATTCTCTTTCCAAAACCAGTGAACGTGACCGTGCTCAGCGCGAGGTTTTTGAGACCTACATCCTTATGCTTGAGGATCCGGTTTTTAAGCAGGAAGTCCGCGACTTTTATGAAAATCAACTCTTTAATATAGAATATACTGTTCAGTTTAAGGCTGAAGAATATGCTGCAAAGCTTCGTCAGGCTGGTAACTACTATCTTTCTGAACGTGCCCAGGATATTACAGATGTATTTGGCCGTGTCCTCGACGAAATGCTCGACATTCATCCTTTTGATATCAACAGCGTTCCAGACGGCTCGGTAATTCTGGCAACATCCCTGAGTTCTGCTGATACAATCATCCTTAGTAAAAGAAAGATTGCCGGACTTGCCCTTAGTGAAGGTGGTGTTTCTTCGCACGTGGTTATTCTTGCCCGCAACTACGGCATTCCAACTGTTGTCGGTCTTGAAGAAATCAGCAAAAAGGTTCGCAACGGTGAAACTGTAATTATTGACGGTAAGGACGCTGAAATCCTCGTTAGTCCTGACCGTAATACAATAGAAGAATATAAGGCAAAAATCCGCGAGGAATACCAGAGAAAGCTTAGCCTGCGCTCGTTCCTGAGCAAGCCGGCTGTAACAAAAGACGGTACCCGCTTTAAGCTCTACGCAAACATTGGTACTCCTGAAGAAGCTGAAATTGCCCTTGCTGAAGGTGCTGATGGAATCGGACTTTTCCGCACTGAGTTCCTTTACATGGCACAGAGCGGAGCTTCGCTTAATGCGGCAGCTCGTTCTTTCAGTGAACAGACTCAGTTTGAAGCATATAAGAGCGTTCTTCAGATTATGGGTGATAAGCCTGTTACTATTCGTACCCTTGATGCCGGTGGTGATAAGCTGATTAACTCAGTTGATTTGCCGGCCATCGAAGAAAAGAACCCTCTGATGGGACTTCGCGCCGTTCGCCTCAGTCTTGAATATCCCAATATTCTGAAAACCCAGCTTCGCGCTTTGTACCGTGCCAGCGTTTACGGAAATCTCGAAATCATGTTCCCGCTTATCACAAGCGTTGATCAGGTAAAAGAGTGTCTTGAACTCGTAAATGTTGTAAAGCAGGAGCTTACCAGTGAGAAAATTCCGTTCCAGGAAGACACTCCGGTTGGAATTATGATTGAGACAGCCGCAGCAGCCCTGATTTCTGACTGTTTGAGCAAGGTAAGTGACTTCTTCAGTCTTGGTACAAATGACCTTACACAGTATACTCTCGGAATTGACCGCGAAAATCAGCATGTAAGCGGACTTTACAACGAGTTCAGTCTTGCAGTTCTGCGCCTTATTGAAATGACGGTTCGTTCCGCAAAAGAAAACAATATTCCTCTGGCAGTCTGCGGTGAAATGGCAGGCCGACAGGACAGTGTGATGGTGCTTGCGGGTATGGGTATCAGAAACCTGAGTATGAGTCCAAAGCTGATTTCAAGCACAAAGGAACTGCTTTCAAGATTCACAATCGCCGAACTCGAAGCGATTTCGGCTAAACACTTAAATAACCTCTAG
- a CDS encoding putative ABC transporter permease translates to MIIFKDMNMMPVYELPFKAAFLIFIMFSMVGWISEVLYVGIFHEHKFVNRGFLYGPLCPVYGFGGIVILLLPAKLYSTWIPLFFASMILCTIVEYFVSWFMEKMFHTRWWDYSHYKFNINGRICLLNSVLFGFLGLGVIRFVYPQMLHFLTWLGDFVVMISADAIGVFLTIDIFLTVRKLVDFSATMEKIKVFGESLRDHYGNETWFRSENIEEMLASVREHAAISKDQISQSILDKIDRIQNARHAAAESFMAHFPTMKSIQYKDELEHLKSHVKARIKAHLKK, encoded by the coding sequence ATGATTATATTTAAAGATATGAATATGATGCCCGTTTACGAGTTGCCTTTTAAGGCCGCTTTTTTGATTTTTATTATGTTCAGTATGGTTGGCTGGATTTCCGAAGTTCTCTATGTAGGAATCTTTCATGAGCATAAATTCGTAAACCGCGGATTTTTGTATGGGCCTCTGTGTCCGGTCTATGGTTTTGGCGGCATTGTAATTCTTCTGCTACCTGCAAAATTGTATTCTACCTGGATACCTCTGTTTTTTGCCTCTATGATTTTATGCACTATAGTTGAATATTTTGTAAGCTGGTTTATGGAAAAAATGTTTCATACACGCTGGTGGGATTATTCACACTATAAATTCAATATTAATGGAAGAATTTGTCTTTTGAACTCAGTTCTCTTCGGATTCCTTGGGCTTGGAGTAATCCGCTTTGTCTATCCTCAGATGCTTCATTTCCTTACCTGGCTTGGTGATTTTGTCGTTATGATTTCGGCAGATGCAATTGGAGTATTTCTTACTATAGATATCTTCCTTACTGTTCGTAAACTTGTTGATTTCAGTGCCACAATGGAAAAAATCAAGGTATTCGGCGAAAGCTTGCGCGATCATTATGGTAACGAGACCTGGTTCCGCAGTGAAAATATTGAAGAAATGCTTGCTTCTGTTAGGGAACATGCTGCAATCAGTAAAGATCAGATCAGCCAGAGTATCCTCGATAAAATTGACCGTATTCAGAATGCCCGTCATGCAGCAGCTGAAAGCTTTATGGCTCACTTCCCTACAATGAAGAGTATCCAGTATAAGGATGAGCTGGAACATCTGAAATCTCATGTAAAAGCTCGTATTAAGGCACACCTTAAAAAATAG
- a CDS encoding sodium-dependent transporter, producing MSDNSRENLGSRLGFLLLSAGCAIGLGNVWRFPYITGKYGGAAFVLIYLAFLVILGLPVMICEFAVGRASRKSMAAAFEELEPAGTKWHWYNGFAVAGNYLLMMFYTVVSGWFLKYFFEMISGKFVGMTPDEVGAAFGATVGTPSSLLIWMVVVIVIGFGACFLGLQKGVERITKIMMSALFVIMIGLAIYVVFLPKSGAGYAFYLKPNFKALVSGEHGLWDTIYAAMGQAFFTLSLGIGSMEIFGSYIDKKHSLTGEAVRVIGLDTFVAICAGLIIFPACAAFGVEPGAGAGLAFVSLPNVFNAMGPVAGRIVGAFFFLFMSFAALSTVIAVFENIVAFPMDRFGWSRRKSVLINFIAILILATPAALGMNVWSGVHFGSHIGSIDALEDFIVSQNLLPLGSLIFLCFCMHKKGWGWDGFIAEADTGDGLKFPKNKAVQFYLKWIAPLIILVVFVAGYFDIFGAK from the coding sequence ATGAGCGATAATAGTCGCGAAAATCTTGGTAGCAGACTTGGATTCCTTCTTTTGTCTGCTGGTTGTGCTATTGGTTTGGGAAATGTATGGCGTTTCCCTTATATTACTGGAAAATACGGCGGAGCCGCATTTGTTCTAATTTATCTTGCCTTCCTTGTAATTCTTGGTCTGCCTGTAATGATCTGTGAGTTTGCTGTTGGACGTGCATCCCGCAAGAGTATGGCTGCTGCTTTTGAAGAGCTTGAGCCTGCCGGAACAAAGTGGCACTGGTACAATGGTTTTGCTGTTGCCGGAAACTATCTTTTGATGATGTTCTATACAGTAGTTTCTGGATGGTTCCTTAAATATTTCTTTGAAATGATCAGCGGAAAGTTTGTAGGTATGACTCCTGATGAAGTTGGTGCTGCTTTTGGTGCTACTGTAGGAACTCCTTCAAGCCTTCTTATCTGGATGGTAGTTGTAATCGTAATTGGTTTTGGTGCCTGCTTCCTTGGTCTTCAGAAAGGTGTAGAGCGCATCACAAAAATCATGATGTCTGCACTTTTTGTAATCATGATTGGTCTTGCAATTTATGTAGTTTTCCTTCCAAAGAGTGGTGCTGGTTATGCTTTCTATCTTAAGCCAAACTTTAAGGCTCTTGTAAGTGGTGAGCATGGACTTTGGGATACAATTTATGCTGCTATGGGTCAGGCATTCTTTACATTGAGCCTTGGTATTGGTTCTATGGAGATTTTCGGTTCATACATCGATAAAAAGCATTCTTTGACTGGTGAAGCAGTTCGCGTTATTGGTCTTGATACTTTTGTTGCTATCTGTGCTGGCCTTATCATCTTCCCTGCATGTGCTGCATTCGGAGTTGAACCAGGTGCTGGTGCTGGTCTTGCATTCGTATCTCTTCCAAACGTATTCAACGCTATGGGCCCTGTTGCCGGACGTATTGTTGGTGCTTTCTTCTTCCTGTTCATGAGTTTTGCTGCTCTTTCTACAGTAATTGCTGTATTTGAAAACATCGTAGCATTCCCAATGGACCGCTTTGGCTGGAGCCGCCGCAAGTCTGTACTCATTAACTTCATCGCTATTCTGATTCTTGCAACTCCTGCTGCTCTTGGTATGAACGTATGGTCTGGAGTGCACTTCGGTTCACACATCGGTTCTATTGATGCTCTTGAAGACTTTATCGTAAGCCAGAACCTCCTTCCACTTGGATCTTTAATCTTCCTCTGTTTCTGTATGCACAAGAAGGGCTGGGGTTGGGACGGCTTTATCGCTGAGGCTGATACAGGTGACGGACTTAAGTTCCCTAAGAACAAGGCTGTTCAGTTCTACCTCAAGTGGATTGCTCCGCTTATCATCCTTGTAGTATTCGTTGCAGGATATTTTGATATTTTTGGTGCAAAGTAG